The Puntigrus tetrazona isolate hp1 chromosome 23, ASM1883169v1, whole genome shotgun sequence genome has a segment encoding these proteins:
- the LOC122329283 gene encoding synaptonemal complex protein 2-like has translation MTEISWLNSANRKPKPKVADYSRQPVKPIFPPADTAFKSPYTPLPSPKPVKEQIKPKRKRQKKMAEHEDKRQPSINNKKTTGRPQRAAALTRTYRETSDSDDQSSLSESEKAPAPKKKAVWRAATLHETVSAKAAEQGGIKQKTSVDIAKLQNEKNAQKKADKVFAKSLGGQRNDKGKKMCSPEHLAAKKTSSAQGSARRQKESWAARLSSTFASPPSVEKMRSGEKLKTNVRSGATPLRSLSISPIEADSSPLQPLSSLKASSLCKTPGNKAAVKQPSRTITPVSTTSRGSKRIPPAAQVEPSPVDSPDFQEEQRGVKNKTSPASFERRSIISVTMSQSSHVSVSNKLEKTPASQKGSKVEGLEFKSGPTAILKHLTLSHSASLSERDESEEDKENKAPSPSQLALKMKPRKLFVPTNKSFTPNKGSNAKPLVKDQSSSEEEEEDIVTENGRRKRSYRGGLNKRAKETTISMETLSSCTRSSYRHASEEDTNPTQPAQQVGFICHQFSSELKRKIKNRCRTMDLYTRQTLKTLGQHMSSVSVQVHQYSTQRLEKVKQVLLSEIANLEQDDTVLRSMEEELTTYWGNQTLAFHAYQEKGTKRLQELKSAFQTDVCESLEYEKEVFSVEMSLMKKSMKSVQERFFKEIHEEELTSVRRGLQSLFFPDASRF, from the exons ATGACGGAGATCAGCTGGTTAAACTCAGCCAACAGGAAACCCAAGCCCAAAGTGGCAGACTACAGCAGGCAGCCGGTTAAACCCATCTTTCCACCAGCTGACACTGCAT ttaaatcaCCATATACGCCTTTGCCTTCGCCAAAACCAGTGAAAGAACAAATCAAGCCAAAACGG AAGAGACAGAAGAAAATGGCTGAACACGAGGATAAAAGGCAGCCAAGCATCAATAATAAGAAAACCACAGGACGACCGCAAAGAGCTGCAGCCTTGACCAGAACCTACAGAGAGACGTCTGACTCAGACGACCAGTCCAGTCTGTCAGAGAGTGAAAAAGCACCAGCCCCTAAG AAAAAGGCTGTTTGGCGAGCAGCAACGCTCCATGAGACTGTCTCAGCCAAAGCCGCAGAACAGGGgggaataaaacagaaaacctCTGTAGACATAGCCAAACTACAAAATGAGAAGAACGCACAGAAAAAGGCAGATAAAGTCTTTGCAAAGAGTCTGGGAGGTCAGAGGAACGATAAAGGCAAGAAGATGTGTAGTCCAGAGCATCTTGCAGCGAAGAAGACGTCATCTGCTCAGGGGTCAGCCAGAAGGCAGAAGGAGTCTTGGGCAGCGAGATTATCTTCCACATTCGCCTCGCCTCCCTCCGTTGAGAAGATGAGAT CGGGCGAAAAGCTAAAAACCAACGTGAGATCCGGCGCTACACCTCTCCGTTCTCTGTCCATCTCTCCAATCGAAGCCGACTCTTCTCCACTACAGCCTCTCAGTTCCCTCAAAGCCTCCTCTCTCTGTAAAACCCCAGGGAATAAAGCTGCTGTGAAACAGCCATCTCGCACCATAACACCTGTTTCCACAACCTCAAGAGGCTCTAAACGGATTCCACCTGCCGCACAG GTTGAGCCGAGTCCAGTCGACTCTCCAGACTTCCAGGAGGAGCAGAGAGGTGTCAAGAACAAAACCAGCCCAGCATCGTTTGAAAGGAGGTCCATCATTTCTGTGACAATGAGCCAATCTTCCCACGTATCTGTAAGCAACAAGTTAGAG AAAACACCAGCAAGCCAGAAAGGAAGTAAGGTTGAGGGACTAGAATTTAAGTCAG GTCCAACGGCCATCCTCAAGCATCTCACCCTGAGCCACTCCGCTAGTCTTTCAGAGAGAGATGAAAGTGAGGAGGACAAAGAGAATAAGGCTCCTTCTCCCTCTCAGCTAGCTCTGAAAATGAAGCCTAGAAAGCTGTTTGTGCCTACTAATAAATCCTTCACTCCTAATAAAG GCTCCAATGCTAAACCTCTGGTGAAGGATCAGAGCAGTtcagaggaagaagaggaggacaTAGTCACAGAGAAtgggagaagaaagagaagttACAGGGGAGGCCTGAATAAAAGGGCCAAGGAAACGACTATATCCA TGGAGACACTGTCATCCTGCACAAGGTCCAGCTACAGACATGCCAGCGAGGAAGACACAAACCCGACCCAGCCTGCTCAGCAGGTGGGCTTTATCTGCCATCAGTTCAGCTCAGAGCTTAAGAGAAAGATCAAG AATCGCTGCAGGACAATGGATCTTTACACCAGGCAGACTTTGAAGACTTTAGGGCAGCACATGTCATCCGTCAGTGTCCAAGTGCACCAGTACAG TACTCAGAGGCTGGAGAAAGTCAAACAAGTCCTGTTGAGCGAAATAGCAAACCTGGAGCAAGATGACACTGTTTTGAGAAGCATGGAGGAGGAATTGACG ACTTACTGGGGGAATCAGACCTTGGCCTTCCATGCTTACCAAGAGAAAGGAACCAAGAG ATTACAGGAGCTGAAAAGCGCTTTTCAGACCGACGTGTGTGAAAGTCTAGAGTATGAGAAAGAGGTCTTCTCTGTGGAG ATGTCTTTGATGAAGAAGAGCATGAAGTCAGTTCAGGAGCGTTTCTTCAAAGAAATA CACGAGGAAGAGTTGACGAGTGTGAGAAGAGGTCTGCAATCATTGTTCTTCCCTGATGCATCGAGGTTCTGA
- the LOC122329297 gene encoding phosphatase and actin regulator 3-like — translation MRALPDAPQSSSARAGHAHCSPPPALSNRITSVAAARSPLVSARAGRLLRVPASAPISMATSDASEDCVVQRGRSQSDPSILADTRVAYTNSADVMDQHRALHPGCLVSGVRTPPIRRNSKLASLGRIFKPWKWRKKKNEKLRQGSTGLERKAPSRQNRDDLVRKGPAEVGMEACGVGPDEAGDPALDESDGDECEDEPMAPLASNTEDLGSDEDNLSAARDATETIDTEGELEQSEDEEKPCVDAASRGASAGPPEAPECHEQKKEEAALREIHTPPARLPVKLLTRLGSLDSTHSNPSRPAPATLPRNFTLPKDALRGRISTPTGSPHLGLMHPQLPPSCIIEELHRALASKHRQDSFHGKEIRSSPRRRSDGRLSRTASTENEPSEEVQNKKEAEENKENMRLDEYYSDQDSWNESVISGTLPRRMRKELLAVKLRNRPSKQELEDRNIFPARSDQERQEIRQQIEMKLAKRLSQRPAVEELESRNILKQRNDQTEQEERREIKQRLNRKLNQRPTVDELRERKILIRFSDYVEVAKAQDYDRRADKPWTRLSAADKAAIRKELNEFKSTEMEVHASSKHLTRFHRP, via the exons ATGCGAGCGCTTCCAGATGCGCCTCAGTCGTCCTCAGCGCGCGCGGGGCACGCGCACTGCTCTCCTCCTCCAGCGCTGTCAAACCGAATCACGTCCGTCGCCGCAGCACGCTCGCCGCTCGTATCCGCGCGCGCAGGTCGGCTTCTCCGTGTTCCAGCGTCCGCTCCCATCTCCATGGCCACATCAGATGCATCGGAAGATTGCGTTGTGCAGAGAGGAAGATCTCAGAGCGACCCGAGCATCCTCGCCGACACTCGCGTCGCTTACACGAACAGCGCAG ATGTGATGGATCAGCACCGAGCGCTTCACCCTGGGTGTCTGGTGTCAGGGGTCCGAACTCCCCCCATCCGCCGCAACAGCAAACTGGCCAGCCTGGGACGCATCTTCAAGCCCTGGAAgtggaggaaaaagaaaaacgaaAAACTGAGACAGGGCTCTACAG GGCTGGAGAGGAAAGCGCCCAGCAGGCAGAATCGAGACGATCTCGTCAGGAAAGGGCCGGCAGAGGTTGGCATGG AGGCGTGTGGCGTGGGTCCAGACGAGGCCGGAGATCCCGCGCTGGACGAGTCCGACGGAGACGAGTGTGAAGACGAGCCCATGGCACCGCTGGCCAGCAACACCGAGGACCTGGGGTCAGACGAGGACAATCTGTCTGCAG CGCGAGACGCCACAGAGACGATAGACACAGAAGGGGAACTCGAACAAAGTGAGGACGAGGAGAAGCCCTGCGTCGACGCCGCGAGCAGAGGGGCCAGCGCGGGGCCCCCGGAGGCCCCCGAGTGTCATGAGCAGAAAAAAGAGGAGGCGGCGCTCAGAGAAATCCACACTCCTCCGGCCAGACTTCCTGTGAAGCTGCTCACCAGACTGGGCAGCCTCGACA GCACCCACTCGAACCCGAGCCGGCCCGCTCCGGCCACGCTGCCCAGGAACTTCACCCTGCCCAAAGACGCCCTGCGGGGCCGCATCTCGACCCCCACGGGCTCCCCTCACTTAGGCCTGATGCACCCTCAGCTGCCCCCTAGCTGTATCATCGAGGAACTGCATCGCGCTCTGGCCTCCAAACACCGGCAGGACAG TTTCCACGGTAAGGAGATCCGTAGCTCTCCCAGGCGGCGCTCGGACGGCCGTCTGTCCCGCACCGCCAGCACTGAGAATGAGCCGAGCGAAGAGGTGCAGAACAAGAAGGAGGCGGAAGAGAACAAGGAGAACATGCGTCTGGACGAATACTACAGCGACCAGGACAGCTGGAACGAGTCCGTCATCTCCG GCACATTGCCaaggaggatgaggaaggaGCTGCTGGCCGTGAAGCTTCGGAACCGTCCCAGCAAACAGGAGCTGGAGGACAGGAACATTTTTCCTGCGCGGAGTGACCAGGAGAGACAGGAGATCCGTCAGCAGATTGAAATGAAGCTCGCCAA GAGACTCAGTCAGCGGCCGGCCGTTGAAGAGCTGGAGAGCAGAAACATTCTGAAAC AGAGGAACGATCAGACGGAGCAGGAGGAAAGAAGAGAGATCAAACAGAGACTCAACAGAAAG CTCAACCAGAGGCCGACAGTCGATGAgctaagagagagaaagattctGATCCGCTTCAGTGACTACGTGGAGGTGGCCAAAGCCCAGGACTACGACAGGAGAGCCGACAAACCCTGGACAAGACTGTCCGCGGCTGACAAG GCGGCCATCCGTAAAGAGCTGAACGAGTTCAAAAGCACCGAGATGGAGGTCCACGCTTCGAGCAAACACCTAACGAG GTTTCACAGGCCCTAA